In Octopus sinensis unplaced genomic scaffold, ASM634580v1 Contig10970, whole genome shotgun sequence, the following are encoded in one genomic region:
- the LOC118761252 gene encoding LOW QUALITY PROTEIN: phosphoglucomutase-2-like (The sequence of the model RefSeq protein was modified relative to this genomic sequence to represent the inferred CDS: deleted 1 base in 1 codon): protein METSHDWDRQPVVICSCEKIKNARFCNLVRFKSKNSLECLSQSPTRRRVSINTHIVNEALKPPKIHVLKKDEGYPLIRSDAFESLIRNSWLCALPHHKGIRGRMQCGFGYLNELTIIQIAQSTFKEEERRKVVVGFDGRHNSRRSRHCRTERYAHLVVNVLRNANVTVFLYSECVPTPLVAFGVRHLKCCCGVMITASHNPKQDNGFKLYWEYGAQETLTGFKWIGNTCNELNRQNNSVLFAYEEAIGYMCNPYIPDKDGISAAVLIAQLTGYLTAHQKNPFLSTLLERLYRKYGRHLTRNSYFVSPSPQTTLRVFDRLRNYDGPYPTFCGEFQVKNVRDLTTGFDNSYPDRKAVNCSAPS, encoded by the exons ATGGAGACCTCTCATGATTGGGACAGACAGCCCGTCGTGATTTGCTCTTGTGAGAAAATTAAAAATGCACGTTTTTGTAACTTAGTGCgctttaaatctaaaaatagttTGGAATGTTTAAGCCAATCGCCTACAAGAAGACGCGTGTCCATCAACACTCACATAGTGAACGAAGCTCTAAAACCCCCAAAAATCCATGTTCTTAAAAAAGATGAAGGATATCCTCTCATCA GATCGGATGCTTTCGAGTCTCTCATTCGGAACAGCTGGTTGTGTGCACTGCCTCACCATAAAGGAATCAGAGGAAGAATGCAGTGCGGGTTTGGGTATCTCAATGAGCTCACTATCATCCAAATTGCTCAG TCGACCTTCAAGGAAGAAGAGCGAAGAAAGGTGGTGGTCGGGTTTGACGGTCGACACAACAGTAGAAGGTCCCGACATTGCCGGACTGAG AGATATGCTCACCTGGTGGTCAATGTCTTACGAAATGCAAATGTGACTGTTTTCCTGTACAGTGAGTGTGTCCCCACTCCTCTCGTGGCTTTCGGGGTACGGCACTTGAAATGTTGTTGTGGTGTGATGATCACTGCCTCACACAACCCCAAACAAGACAACGGCTTCAAGTTATATTGGGAATACGGGGCACAG GAGACATTGACGGGTTTCAAATGGATAGGCAACACCTGCAATGAACTGAACAGACAAAACAACTCAGTTCTGTTTGCTTATGAGGAAGCCATTGGATATATGTGCAACCCCTACATTCCGGATAAGGACGGAATCAGTGCAGCAGTCCTCATCGCCCAATTGACCGGATACCTCACAGCTCACCAGAAGAATCCATTCCTGAGTACTCTCCTCGAACGTCTCTACAGGAAATATGGGAGACACCTCACCCGCAATTCCTACTTTgtgtccccctcccctcaaactaCCCTCCGAGTATTTGACCGTCTCCGCAATTATGATGGGCCT TACCCCACTTTTTGTGGTGAATTCCAAGTCAAGAATGTGCGTGACCTCACCACTGGGTTCGACAATTCATATCCCGACCGTAAAGCTGTAAATTGTAGTGCACCATCATAG
- the LOC115228781 gene encoding inositol polyphosphate multikinase beta-like, translated as MTRKLVVLTISSEFLAYQKDKLLKKLKTDRRGLVESEYYKTVSNPSTDVDRMLCRFSPIYYKTLFDSDSNNCYFCKSLVDYLCLENISATFQNPTLIDIKIGPVTWEPGCVDQYKMNKFPASAQVKFRICGMKVVFFTPV; from the coding sequence ATGACACGGAAATTGGTAGTTCTAACAATTAGTTCAGAATTTCTTGCATATCAAAAAGATAAACTTCTTAAAAAACTGAAAACCGACCGTCGTGGGTTAGTGGAATCAGAATACTACAAAACTGTTTCAAATCCCTCTACAGACGTGGACAGAATGCTTTGTAGATTTTCCCCCATTTACTACAAAACTTTGTTTGATTCTGATTcaaataattgttatttttgtaaatCACTCGTAGACTATTTGTGTCTCGAGAACATTTCGGCGACATTTCAGAATCCAACATTGATTGATATCAAAATCGGGCCGGTCACGTGGGAGCCCGGCTGTGTAGatcaatataaaatgaataaattcccAGCATCAGCACAAGTTAAATTCAGAATTTGTGGAATGAAAGTTGTATTCTTTACTCCAGTTTGA